GGACCAGGCGAATCACAGCGGCAGTGTAGCCGGCCGGGTGGGGAGCGTCACGGTGATGTGCGTCCCGCCCTCGCCAGTGACCGTCACCGTGCCGCCCAGCAGCTGCGCCCGCTCCTGCATGCCCCGCAGGCCCTGCCCGGGCGTCAGGTCGCCCCCCAGCCCGTCGTCGTGGATGCGGCACACGAGCGTGTCGCCCTCCTGCTGGAGGTGCAGGTGCATCCGTGACGCCCGCGCGTGACGCACGACGTTCGTCGCGGCTTCCCGGATCAGCAGCGCCAGGGCGTGCTCGGTGGGCGCGTCCAGGGGGAGTGCCGGAGCGTCCACCTCGAAGTCCACGCCCGCCGCGCCCAGCGCCCAGCGGGCCCGGGTCAGTTCCACCTGCACGTTGCCGCCCTGGTACCCCTGCACCAGGGCCCGCAGTTCACTCAGGGCGTCCCGCGCCACCTGGTCCAGGTCCCGCAGTTCCTGCCGCACCCGGAGGTCCGGTGTGGCCAGCAGCGCGTCGATGACCTCCACCTTGATCCGCAGGACACTGAGCTGATGCCCCAGCAGGTCGTGCAGGTCCCGCGCGATCCGCTGCCGCTCCGCCTCCGCGCCCCGCGCCGCGTCCTGCGCCGCCTGAGTGCGCTGCGCCTGACGGTGCCGGTACCCGAGGTGGCACAGCACGCTGCTGAGGCCGAGCCACAAGCCCAGCGGAATCAGCCACTGCAGGGCCACGGGCGTGAACTGCCCGGTGATCACCGGATGAAACAGCGCCCCGGTCGCCAGGACGTTCAGGCCCAGCAGGGAGCGGCGCGGCTGAAACCCGATCAGGCAGCCACTGAAGATCAGCAGCACGGCACTACCGTTCGGAATAAGGTCCAGGGTCAGCAGGTAGACCGCCAGCGTCACGATCCACGCGACGAGCGCCTGCCGCTCCGCCGCGTCGGCGTCCCGTTCCCGGGCGAACGTGATCAGGTACGCCCCGGCAAACACCGTCAGTCCACCCAGGAGGCGCGTCTGGTCCGCCAGGCCGTGAGGCCGCGTCCAGAACTCCAGAAGCGGCATGGCCAGAAACGCGAGGCACAGCACAGAGACGACCGGCCACGGCGACACCCGGGTGATCCGCTTCACCAGTGGCCGGTCGCGTTTCAGAAGCGGTACCCGATCTCCACCGTGGCCGTCAGACCGGCCCGTCCCGTGGTCAGGCCGGCTCGTCGCCGCGCCGCGCCGTACCCACCCGCCTCCACGGACAGGTCCGCTCCGCGTGCCAGCGGCCAGCGGTACCCGAGCGTCACGGCTCCCCCGTACTCTGTGGCGCTCTCATGCCAGCCAGCGTACCCGGTGGAGGAGACGTACAGCCCGGCCCGGCCCGGGGACAGGAACCAGCGGCTGCCGGCCGAGACACTCCAGAGGTCGCTGCGCAGACTCAGGCCAAACTGCGAGGCGCCGCGCGCCCCGACCGGCACCTCCAGCACCACGCCGGCTCCCTGCAGGACGCTCCCCGCGACGGCCACCCGCGTGGCGCCGGCCTGTGCGCCGATCAGGAGCGCCAGGCAGGCCAGTGCGGAACGCCTCACGACGCGCACCAGACGTGTTTCCGGGCGCAGAACGACGCGCGGCGCAGCACGTACGCGGCCAGCGGGTCCCAGCGCACGCCACTCTGCCGCTCCGCCCGCAAGATTGCCTGCGTGTACCCGGCGCTGCGCACTTCCACGCCGCCGTTCAGACCGGTCCGTTCGATCAGCGTGTGCCCCTGGAACGGACCCTGGAGAATCTGAGAAGCGCGCACCGACGAGCCCGGAGGGGCCGACATGAACAGCAGACGCGCCGCGGGAGCCAGCTCCTGCCAGGCGTAGGCCCCGGCGTTCAGCATCAGTGACCAGCCGTCGGTGCTCTCCAGTCGGGCCACGCTGACCCGGGCGTGAGGGCTGGCCGGCCAGTGCCAGACCCGGAGTGGGATGCCCGCGCCAATGGACGCGGCGTGCACTTCGGCCGGGCGGAACCGATCAGGTTCACGAATGACGTCACGAAGTTCAGCGGGAGAGGGATGGAACATCATAGAGGGACCTCCGAACGCCGACGCGGCCGGTGAAGACCAGCGCGGCGAGGTCGAGTGTGCCGCTCACCGGGGAACGTGCACCAGTGTGCGGTGTCAGGTGCGGCGTGACACCTGTCACCTCGGCGTGCCGACGGGACCGCACCTGACCCTGCGGGAGCAGGCGGCCCGCATCACCCGGACCTCGACCAGAGCGCCGCGAAGGGAGCCGACTCG
The DNA window shown above is from Deinococcus sedimenti and carries:
- a CDS encoding sensor histidine kinase, with translation MKRITRVSPWPVVSVLCLAFLAMPLLEFWTRPHGLADQTRLLGGLTVFAGAYLITFARERDADAAERQALVAWIVTLAVYLLTLDLIPNGSAVLLIFSGCLIGFQPRRSLLGLNVLATGALFHPVITGQFTPVALQWLIPLGLWLGLSSVLCHLGYRHRQAQRTQAAQDAARGAEAERQRIARDLHDLLGHQLSVLRIKVEVIDALLATPDLRVRQELRDLDQVARDALSELRALVQGYQGGNVQVELTRARWALGAAGVDFEVDAPALPLDAPTEHALALLIREAATNVVRHARASRMHLHLQQEGDTLVCRIHDDGLGGDLTPGQGLRGMQERAQLLGGTVTVTGEGGTHITVTLPTRPATLPL